The following are encoded together in the Kwoniella europaea PYCC6329 chromosome 1, complete sequence genome:
- a CDS encoding eukaryotic translation initiation factor 3 subunit E has product MAEYDLTQKLIPHLDRHLAIPLLNHLSDIAIFPAEQLAKAQYDLVKGTNMVDYVEQLHEQAKTGESRDFAKLREEATAKYQELQEKAQPVMKIDIDQINALYHFGQYQYTLGAYAPAANFLYHFLIFSPSLDLNISAHWGKLSSNILSGEWEAALVEIKDLRDAIDNPHGTSMAKPLAQLQARTWLLHWSLFVFFNLGEGQGCQGLLDMFLSPAYLNTIQTSCPHLLRYLVAAAIISRRAPRPAGTRGNRDHVKELTKIVQMEEYQYSDPVTGFLKDLFVDFDLNQAQKRLTVAESVVRSDFFLSGFADEFVENARWLISEVFCRIHRRIDIGELSKTLNLTNEEGEKWIVNLIRDSRMGVEAKIDLKENMLHITRPHATPTATLIETTRGLAFRSQAIQFAMQSSAGDSRGERGERGERGGRGGRGGRTRGGAPAREEVAA; this is encoded by the exons ATGGCCGAATACGACCTCACACAA AAACTCATCCCTCACCTCGACCGACATCTTGCCATCCCCCTCCTCAATCACCTTTCAGATATCGCCATCTTCCCTGCTGAGCAATTAGCTAAAGCTCA GTATGACCTCGTCAAAGGGACCAATATGGTCGACTACGTCGAACAGCTACATGAGCAAGCTAAGACAGGAGAGTCGAGGGATTTTGCCaaattgagagaagaagcgaCAGCCAAATATCAAGAATTGCAGGAGAAGGCTCAACCagtgatgaag attgatatcgatcaaatcaatGCCTTGTACCACTTTggtcaatatcaatacaCCCTCGGTGCTTATGCTCCTGCTGCCAACTTCCTTTACCACTTCCTGATattctctccttcccttgATCTCAACATTTCCGCTCACTGGGGTAAATTGTCGTCCAATATCCTGTCAGGAGAATGGGAGGCTGCTTTGGTGGAGATAAAAGATTTACGAGATGCTATCGACAACCCTCACGGAACATCGATGGCCAAACCTTTAGCCCAACTACAAGCCAGAACATGGTTACTCCACTGGTCATTAttcgtcttcttcaacctcgGCGAGGGTCAAGGTTGTCAAGGATTACTCGACATGTTCCTTTCCCCCGCTTACCTCAATACGATACAGACGTCATGCCCTCACCTCCTTCGATACCTCGTCGCCGCTGCCATAATCTCACGTCGAGCACCCAGACCTGCTGGTACCCGAGGAAACCGAGATCACGTCAAGGAATTGACCAAAATCGTTCAGATGGAGGAATATCAATACTCTGATCCAGTCACCGGGTTCCTGAAGGATTTGTTTGTTGACTTCGACCTCAACCAAGCTCAGAAACGATTGACAGTAGCAGAGAGTGTCGTACGATCGgatttcttcctctcagGATTCGCGGATGAATTTGTGGAGAATGCTAGATGGTTGATAAGTGAGGTTTTCTGCAGGATACATCGAAGGATAGATATCGG TGAATTGTCCAAGACACTCAATTTGACTAATGAAGAGGGTGAGAAATGGATTGTCAACTTGATTAGAGATTCACGAATGGGAGTAGAGGCCAAGATCGATTTGAAGGAG AACATGCTTCACATTACTCGACCACATGCTACACCAACAGCGACTCTGATCGAAACCACAAGAGGTCTTGCTTTCCGATCTCAAGCCATTCAATTTGCCATGCAAAGTAGTGCAGGAGATTCTCGAGGCGAACGAGGGGAGCGAGGGGAGcgtggtggtagaggtggacgaggtggaagAACTCGAGGTGGAGCACCAGCCAGGGAGGAGGTTGCAGCTTAG